One window of the Cherax quadricarinatus isolate ZL_2023a chromosome 50, ASM3850222v1, whole genome shotgun sequence genome contains the following:
- the LOC128695396 gene encoding extracellular tyrosine-protein kinase PKDCC, with protein MMVSRVWVYMTVYLCLCLLANIIMVVVFLSGHYWTPLTPPPPLPPLQPYEWDPSSGQNLKCADISSISNLSIIGFGWTKAVYRGQYGKTWLAIKTVHTSGHDMTECFDSVSICYKQSAAKIIKEARLLQELSHTNVIKVFGECVPSMKYSAGPPVTGIVSIVTELGHPVDVIGVLRMSFEERLQLARDVGRILYHLAQSPLGTLLMQDLRREQFVISDGLLKLSDVDDIVIGDPVCTSDMDCTIKDGNKESILIKLSCVNGLCKGFNSRLNAIHASQHLMRLLILYGGPAALESTCQHLVNRQSFGLLDSEAVYKEIQMLVKNYSSGVYLSPAEKEIIHSYTVLHGSTVFAADFSCSTILSTRCVQSVSSPAEGAWLCLQLKKCVAFVLIDEWTWTGRQVVVFKTGAREVKANERHTLYIRRGQG; from the exons ATGATGGTGTCCCGTGTATGGGTGTACATGACAGTGTACCTGTGTCTATGTCTGCTGGCTAACattatcatggtggtggtgttcctaAGTGGCCACTACTGgacccctctcacaccaccaccaccactacctccactccaACCTTATG AATGGGATCCATCAAGTGGACAGAATCTGAAATGTGCTGATATCTCCTCCATTTCTAACCTTAGCATTATTGGCTTTGGATGGACCAAAGCTGTATATAG AGGCCAGTATGGTAAAACGTGGTTGGCCATTAAGACTGTACACACCTCTGGCCATGACATGACCGAGTGCTTCGACTCGGTGAGCATCTGCTATAAGCAGTCTGCCGCGAAGATCATAAAGGAGGCTCGGCTCTTGCAAGAACTGTCTCACACAAATGTCATCAAA GTATTTGGAGAATGTGTGCCTAGCATGAAGTACTCTGCAGGCCCCCCAGTAACTGGCATTGTGTCGATAGTGACAGAATTAGGACATCCAGTTGATGTTATTGGTGTGCTCCGGATGAGTTTTGAGGAGAGGTTGCAG TTAGCAAGGGATGTTGGAAGAATTTTATACCATCTGGCACAGTCGCCTCTTGGAACTCTTCTAATGCAAGATTTACGGCGAGAGCAGTTTGTCATCTCAGATGGATTACTCAAGCTATCTGATGTTGATGACATAGTAATTGGAGatcctgtgtgtaccagtgacaTGGACTGTACCATAAAAGATGGGAACAAAGAGAGCATTCTTATTAAAT TGTCGTGTGTGAATGGGTTATGCAAAGGCTTCAACAGTCGCCTTAATGCCATCCATGCAAGCCAGCACTTAATGCGTCTACTGATCCTATATGGAGGTCCAGCAGCCCTTGAAAGCACTTGTCAACACCTTGTAAACCGGCAGTCATTTGGATTATTGGATTCTGAAGCCGTATACAAAGAAATTCAGATGTTAGTGAAGAATTATTCCTCTGGAGTCTACTTATCTCCTGCTGAGAAGGAAATTATCCACA GTTACACAGTCCTCCATGGATCCACTGTTTTTGCAGCAGACTTCTCTTGTTCGACAATACTGAGCACAAGGTGTGTCCAGTCAGTGTCCTCACCAGCTGAAGGAGCCTGGTTATGTTTGCAGTTGAAGAAGTGTGTAGCATTTGTTTTGATTGATGAGTGGACATGGACAG GTCGCCAGGTTGTTGTATTTAAAACAGGAGCAAGAGAGGTGAAAGCAAATGAGCGACATACACTCTACATTCGTCGTGGGCAAGgatga
- the LOC128695402 gene encoding IQ motif and ubiquitin-like domain-containing protein isoform X1, with translation MTPNLEEVTHCSDASTSGEVVPTQQTDLQSPSSSPGPRYVAQEAQTRAPGGSVVVTDLEDEGATTIMGEGGGLLAGSGGHHQHGCLWPQESVATHSRVSAREAASTHSLDDEDDNEQSWWTESGPVATVKLVLETGVGVITRAWPLLQPAHALKNHLSNTTQVPAQFLQLVVHGRVLSDDATLSSVGVEANETVQVGVSSKRPHSHPLTLLAPTTPTLPTPDVITVIVAEGGGVEREVVVEVEWGAGPKPWLGGYRHKLSGILYHNAATQTIPRVRTIPGQVTRGTQTVWACGRGCQTLRTAYTQTTHLHPLVYISTPVFITPRPYSPTRRYDIAKVLVLQRMLRGWLARKQLRRLRQIRETELQAAEASERRSVASVESDTSSSPTPHQAWRQAVPMTELYSRLENWRRNQVSQVNATLRGKDRRRALVALLEKETELLRSLEAHRAARSARRRNADIARFLQEVSSAQVWRVSGVAGGVEVETPDTQPIRVLAALATALQQDATAELRTQQFNNLYEIVEQYCPTHDDGPRTRRTAADIRSLARRGVDLLARGTSDSRLRGLRKRLHSLIITYLHQVQGRVSSIVAPRSIRAAGAKPVLLTTRMT, from the exons ATGACGCCCAATTTGGAGGAGGTCACACACTGCAGCGACGCCAGCACCTCCGGGGAAGTAGTACCTACCCAACAAACTGACTTACAGAGTCCTAGTTCTTCTCCGGGCCCCAGATATGTGGCCCAGGAAGCCCAGACAAGGGCCCCAggcggcagtgtggtggtgacggaTCTAGAGGATGAGGGAGCCACCACTatcatgggtgaaggtggtggccTTCTGGCTGGATCAGGTGGCCACCACCAACACGGGTGCCTGTGGCCACAGGAGTCTGTGGCCACACACAGCAGGGTGTCAGCACGTGAGGCCGCCTCAACACACAGTCTTGATGACGAAGATGACAATGAG CAGAGCTGGTGGACGGAGAGTGGTCCCGTGGCCACGGTGAAGTTGGTGTTGGAGACGGGCGTGGGGGTGATCACAAGGGCGTGGCCGCTACTCCAGCCCGCCCACGCCCTCAAgaaccacctcagtaacaccacccagGTTCCCGCCCAGTTTCTGCAG CTGGTGGTTCACGGGCGTGTGTTGAGTGACGACGCCACTCTTAGCAGTGTGGGCGTCGAGGCCAACGAGACGGTGCAGGTGGGCGTCTCCTCTAAACGCCCACACAGTCATCCACTGACCCTGTTGGcacccaccacgcccacactgccCACACCAGACGTCATCACTGTCATCGTCGCAGAAG gtggaggtgtggagagggaggtggtagtggaggtggagtggggggCAGGACCCAAGCCGTGGCTGGGGGGCTACAGACACAAACTCTCAGGAATACTCTACCACAACGCTGCTACCCAGACTATACCCAGAGTTAGGACAATACCAG GGCAGGTGACCAGGGGCACCCAAACAGTGTGGGCATGCGGGCGTGGGTGTCAGACCCTCCGCACTGCCTACACCCAGACCACACACCTCCATCCTCTGGTGTACATATCCACGCCCGTGTTCATCACGCCCAGACCCTACTCCCCTACTCGTCGCTATGATATCGCAAAG GTGTTGGTTCTACAACGGATGCTGCGAGGGTGGCTTGCTCGCAAACAACTGCGCAGACTACGTCAG ATTAGAGAGACTGAGCTACAAGCAGCAGAAGCAAGTGAAAGAAGAAGCGTGGCGAGCGTAGAGTCTGACACATCCAGCAGCCCCACCCCACACCAG GCGTGGCGGCAGGCAGTACCCATGACAGAGTTATACTCACGTCTGGAGAACTGGCGCAGGAATCAAGTGTCTCAAGTGAACGCCACACTGAGGGGCAAGGATCGTAGACGAGCACTGGTCGCTCTCCTCGAGAAGGAAACTGAGTTACTCAGGTCACTTGAGGCTCACAGAGCTGCCCGCTCTGCTAGGCGGAGGAACGCTGACATAGCCAGGTTTTTGCAAGAG GTGTCCAGTGCTCAGGTGTGGAGGGTTAGTGGCGTtgctggaggagtggaggtggagacTCCAGACACACAGCCTATTAGAGTCCTGGCAGCCCTTGCTACAGCTCTCCAACAAGACGCTACAGCAGAACTTCGCACCCAACAGTTCAACAACTTATACGAAATA GTAGAGCAGTACTGCCCCACCCATGATGATGGACCAAGAACCCGTCGCACGGCAGCGGATATAAGAAGTTTGGCTCGTCGAGGAGTGGACCTGCTGGCCCGCGGTACTTCTGACAGCAGGTTAAGGGGTCTCCGTAAGCGCCTCCACAGCCTAATAATCACCTACCTTCACCAG GTTCAGGGTCGTGTGTCTTCTATTGTGGCACCCCGTTCTATCCGTGCTGCTGGTGCCAAGCCTGTCTTACTCACTACCAGGATGACCTGA
- the LOC128695402 gene encoding IQ motif and ubiquitin-like domain-containing protein isoform X2, which produces MTPNLEEVTHCSDASTSGEVVPTQQTDLQSPSSSPGPRYVAQEAQTRAPGGSVVVTDLEDEGATTIMGEGGGLLAGSGGHHQHGCLWPQESVATHSRVSAREAASTHSLDDEDDNEQSWWTESGPVATVKLVLETGVGVITRAWPLLQPAHALKNHLSNTTQVPAQFLQLVVHGRVLSDDATLSSVGVEANETVQVGVSSKRPHSHPLTLLAPTTPTLPTPDVITVIVAEGGGVEREVVVEVEWGAGPKPWLGGYRHKLSGILYHNAATQTIPRVRTIPGQVTRGTQTVWACGRGCQTLRTAYTQTTHLHPLVYISTPVFITPRPYSPTRRYDIAKVLVLQRMLRGWLARKQLRRLRQIRETELQAAEASERRSVASVESDTSSSPTPHQAWRQAVPMTELYSRLENWRRNQVSQVNATLRGKDRRRALVALLEKETELLRSLEAHRAARSARRRNADIARFLQEVPEMATLPEV; this is translated from the exons ATGACGCCCAATTTGGAGGAGGTCACACACTGCAGCGACGCCAGCACCTCCGGGGAAGTAGTACCTACCCAACAAACTGACTTACAGAGTCCTAGTTCTTCTCCGGGCCCCAGATATGTGGCCCAGGAAGCCCAGACAAGGGCCCCAggcggcagtgtggtggtgacggaTCTAGAGGATGAGGGAGCCACCACTatcatgggtgaaggtggtggccTTCTGGCTGGATCAGGTGGCCACCACCAACACGGGTGCCTGTGGCCACAGGAGTCTGTGGCCACACACAGCAGGGTGTCAGCACGTGAGGCCGCCTCAACACACAGTCTTGATGACGAAGATGACAATGAG CAGAGCTGGTGGACGGAGAGTGGTCCCGTGGCCACGGTGAAGTTGGTGTTGGAGACGGGCGTGGGGGTGATCACAAGGGCGTGGCCGCTACTCCAGCCCGCCCACGCCCTCAAgaaccacctcagtaacaccacccagGTTCCCGCCCAGTTTCTGCAG CTGGTGGTTCACGGGCGTGTGTTGAGTGACGACGCCACTCTTAGCAGTGTGGGCGTCGAGGCCAACGAGACGGTGCAGGTGGGCGTCTCCTCTAAACGCCCACACAGTCATCCACTGACCCTGTTGGcacccaccacgcccacactgccCACACCAGACGTCATCACTGTCATCGTCGCAGAAG gtggaggtgtggagagggaggtggtagtggaggtggagtggggggCAGGACCCAAGCCGTGGCTGGGGGGCTACAGACACAAACTCTCAGGAATACTCTACCACAACGCTGCTACCCAGACTATACCCAGAGTTAGGACAATACCAG GGCAGGTGACCAGGGGCACCCAAACAGTGTGGGCATGCGGGCGTGGGTGTCAGACCCTCCGCACTGCCTACACCCAGACCACACACCTCCATCCTCTGGTGTACATATCCACGCCCGTGTTCATCACGCCCAGACCCTACTCCCCTACTCGTCGCTATGATATCGCAAAG GTGTTGGTTCTACAACGGATGCTGCGAGGGTGGCTTGCTCGCAAACAACTGCGCAGACTACGTCAG ATTAGAGAGACTGAGCTACAAGCAGCAGAAGCAAGTGAAAGAAGAAGCGTGGCGAGCGTAGAGTCTGACACATCCAGCAGCCCCACCCCACACCAG GCGTGGCGGCAGGCAGTACCCATGACAGAGTTATACTCACGTCTGGAGAACTGGCGCAGGAATCAAGTGTCTCAAGTGAACGCCACACTGAGGGGCAAGGATCGTAGACGAGCACTGGTCGCTCTCCTCGAGAAGGAAACTGAGTTACTCAGGTCACTTGAGGCTCACAGAGCTGCCCGCTCTGCTAGGCGGAGGAACGCTGACATAGCCAGGTTTTTGCAAGAG GTGCCGGAGATGGCGACGTTACCGGAGGTGTAG
- the LOC128695403 gene encoding uncharacterized protein yields the protein MRGTMMIGAVVAVMVAAVVAGRMSAARADTSAVEALQAMHEAAMAGILGSAEIQYPNRPSMFKSPVELRQYLDALNAYYAIAGRPRFGKRGNHGPQRTEELDDY from the exons ATGCGAGGCACCATGATGATCGgagcggtggtggcagtgatggtggcagcggtggtggcaggTCGGATGTCAGCAGCACGAGCAGACACTTCAGCCGTGGAAGCCCTACAAGCCATGCATGAAGCAGCCATGGCTGGCATCCTGGGCTCAGCTGAGATCCAGTACCCTAACAGACCCAGCATGTTCAAGTCACCAGTGGAACTCAGGCAATACCTCGACGCTCTCAATGCTTACTACGCCATTGCTGGACGACCAAG GTTTGGTAAACGAGGCAACCACGGCCCCCAGCGGACTGAGGAACTTGATGATTACTGA